The following are from one region of the Penaeus vannamei isolate JL-2024 chromosome 28, ASM4276789v1, whole genome shotgun sequence genome:
- the LOC138867186 gene encoding pancreatic triacylglycerol lipase-like (The sequence of the model RefSeq protein was modified relative to this genomic sequence to represent the inferred CDS: added 82 bases not found in genome assembly) yields the protein MESGRTFSHRNLLAALALLVGVIIFHPTCVKVLCSTAGLLHLLVRSEETAQPLNYVRDFLLWTRRRSITPEEIKVGSMSSLASTSFYPTKTYVIVHGFLGSGTDDWIIDMKNALLKHEDCNVIAASWDSGTTTLGYYVVQARVPQVGEDIGRLIRFLLHATALTKPQIHLIGHSLGAHAVGFAGKSLNGTLARITGLDPAGLMYHTTDRTQRLDRSDAEFVDVIHTHGCTTILNQWSDCYGIDENLGDADFWPNGGERQPMCKEGGDGHQMVREGSSCDHGIAYVLYTESIQYATSTTRFLARPCHSWKYYNNGSCPCGSTAQYMGFNVNPSLGGLFFLNTSNTSPYALLDSDCTPAHFSFLQIIALVLLSVITVLMTFVVVTTVLQQYFRSPILSVRIREAFRIDTTIIQGVSQSSSTQILTESVKDQVIT from the exons CCTGTGTTAAGGTGCTGTGTTCCACCGCAGGTCTGCTCCACCTCCTGGTGAGGAGCGAGGAAACAGCGCAGCCCCTCAACTACGTCAGGGACTTCCTCCTCTGGACGAG GAGGAGGAGCATCACCCCCGAGGAGATCAAGGTCGGGTCCATGTCCTCGCTGGCGTCCACGAGCTTCTACCCGACCAAGACCTACGTCATCGTCCACGGGTTTTTAGGCAGCGGGACTGATGACTGGATTATCGACATGAAGAAcg cccTCCTCAAGCACGAGGACTGCAACGTGATCGCGGCCAGCTGGGACTCCGGCACGACCACCCTCGGCTACTACGTGGTGCAGGCGCGCGTCCCCCAGGTCGGCGAGGACATAGGCCGCCTCATCCGCTTCCTCCTGCACGCCACGGCCCTCACCAAGCCGCAGATCCACCTCATCGGCCACTCGCTCGGGGCGCACGCCGTCGGGTTCGCCGGGAAGAGCTTGAACGGCACGCTCGCCAGGATCACAG GCCTGGACCCCGCCGGCCTCATGTACCACACGACGGACCGCACGCAGAGACTGGACCGAAGTGACGCGGAGTTCGTCGACGTCATACACACTCACGGCTGCACGACCATCCTGAACCAGTGGTCg GACTGCTACGGCATCGACGAGAACCTCGGAGACGCGGACTTCTGGCCGAACGGCGGGGAGAGGCAGCCCATGTGCAAGGAGGGCGGCGACGGTCATCAGATGGTCAGGG AGGGCAGCAGCTGCGACCATGGCATAGCGTACGTCCTATACACTGAGTCTATTCAGTATGCTACCTCCACCACCCGGTTCCTCGCCCGCCCATGTCACTCTTGGAAGTACTACAACAACGGGTCGTGTCCGTGTGGGTCTACAGCTCAGTACATGGGCTTCAATGTTAATCCAAG TTTGGGAGGTCTGTTCTTCCTCAACACGAGCAATACTTCACCTTACGCTCTCCTGGACTCTGATTGCACGCCGGCACACTTCTCCTTCTTGCAGATCATCG CACTGGTTCTCCTCTCGGTCATAACAGTTCTGATGACCTTCGTAGTCGTCACGACGGTGCTGCAGCAATATTTCCGCTCACCCATACTCTCTGTCCGGATCAGAGAAGCCTTCAGAATAGACACCACGATTATCCAAGGAGTCTCGCAGTCGTCGTCTACCCAAATCTTGACCGAGAGTGTGAAGGACCAGGTCATCACGTGA
- the Pect gene encoding ethanolamine-phosphate cytidylyltransferase, whose protein sequence is MGNESGEHAKKQVKVWCDGCYDMVHFGHANSLRQAKAMGDYLIVGVHTDEEITKHKGPPVFTQEERYKMVRAIKWVDEVVEGAPYVTTLETLDKYECDFCVHGDDITMTADGVDTYHIVKAAKRYKECRRTEGVSTTDLVGRMLLMTRQHQQVGEAEYLVGRDHSDSLGTDASARSPWTGVTQFLPTTQKIMQFSSGLTPKSGDKIVYVAGAFDLFHVGHLDFLEKARQEGDFLIVGLHTDPVVNRYKGANYPIMNLHERVLSVLACKYVSEVVIGAPYSVTSDLMDQLKVDLVCHGMSEIMPDADDSDPYAEPKRRNKFKILDSGNDMTTQRIVERIIEHRLDYEVRNKKKERKEKAAYAAYIKAKAEGRLDIEPIHVE, encoded by the exons CTATGACATGGTACACTTTGGACACGCTAACTCCTTGCGGCAAGCTAAGGCAATGGGGGATTACTTGATTGTTGGTGTGCACACAGATGAAGAGATCACCAAACACAAGGGGCCTCCCGTCTTTACCCAGGAGGAGAG GTACAAGATGGTCAGGGCTATTAAGTGGGTGGACGAAGTGGTGGAGGGAGCACCTTACGTAACCACACTGGAAACACTAGATAAATACGAGTGTGATTTCTGTGTCCATGGAG aTGACATCACCATGACTGCAGATGGTGTAGACACCTACCACATAGTGAAGGCAGCTAAGAGATACAA GGAATGCCGCAGAACTGAAGGAGTTAGCACGACAGACCTGGTTGGTCGGATGCTGCTCATGACGAGACAACACCAGCAG GTTGGAGAGGCAGAGTACCTGGTGGGGCGTGATCACTCAGACAGCCTTGGTACAGATGCCAGTGCTCGCTCCCCATGGACAGGCGTTACACAGTTCCTACCAACCACGCAGAAAATCATGCAGTTCTCTTCGGGACTGACACCGAAG TCAGGAGACAAGATTGTGTATGTGGCAGGTGCATTTGACCTTTTCCATGTGGGTCACCTTGACTTCCTGGAGAAGGCAAGGCAAGAGGGTGACTTCCTGATAGTTGGCCTCCACACAGACCCAGTTGTCAACCGTTACAAAGGTGCTAACTATCCTATTATGAATCTGCACGAGCGTGTGCTGTCTGTACTGGCTTGCAAG TATGTGAGTGAGGTGGTGATTGGGGCCCCCTATTCTGTCACCTCTGACTTGATGGACCAGCTGAAGGTGGACCTTGTGTGTCATGGCATGTCTGAGATCATGCCTGATGCAGATGATTCTGACCCCTATGCAGAGCCCAAGAGAAGGAACAAGTTCAAGATCCTGGACTCAGGCAATGACATGACAACGCAGAGAATTGTTGAGCGCATCATTGAGCACAG GTTAGACTATGAAGTAcgcaataagaagaaagaaaggaaagagaaggcagCATATGCAGCCTACATCAAGGCAAAGGCTGAGGGCCGCTTGGACATTGAACCAATTCATGTCGAGTGA